The window TCGCCGCCGTCTCCCAGGGCCACCGCCGTACCTCCACCTCTTCCACGTCCGGCTGCTGTGCGACCGCGACCGGTTGGGGCAGGTTCACCGGCTGCTCGGGGCGCAGGTGCCGGTCGAACGCGTCCTCCCACCGGCGGTCCCGCGGATCGGTCAACGAGTCGTGGAGCGAGAGGTTCACCAGGTCCCGCAGCGCCTCGTTGGCACCGGTGTTGACGCCGTACATCTCCGACGGGTCGAGTCCGATGTCGTGGTGGCGCAACTGTTCCGGGTACCTGGCGACGAAGCCGGCCAGGATCGCGGCGTCGGTGGTGACGGCCTCCACCTGTTTGGCGAGCAGCGCGTCGACACACTCGCTGACCCGCTTCTTGCTGATCAGCTCGACCCCGGCCTTCGCGGCCGACGACTCCGAGGTGGCGGTGGAGAGGCTGCACACCTTCTTGCCGCGTAGGTCGATCAGGGTGTCGACGGGACCCGCGTAGTCCAACCGGGTGATCACGGACTGCTCGGTGGCCAGGTACGGCGCGGAGAACGTGACCCCGTTGAGCCGTTCCCGTTCCTCGGTGATGCTGTACGAGGCGATCACCAGGTCGACGATGACAAACTGGCCGTCGTCCGTACGTGCCTGCATCTTGGCCCGGTCCTCGCTCTCGATGGCGAGGAACCGTACGGCACTGGGCCGGAACCCGAGGTCGGCCGCGATCATCCAGGCGATGTCGATGTCGAAGCCGGAGTAGGCGCCGGTCTTCGGGTCGACCTGGGCGATGCCCGGCTGGTCGTCCTTGACCCCGATCAGCAGCTCACGTTTGCCGATCACCCCGGCCTCGCGGAGCAGGTCCTGTTCGGCCGGCGGGCCGGTGAGCAGCACGGTGGTGATGACGGCCGCGACCGCCACCACAAGACTCAGGAGCACCGCCACCAGCCGTACGCCACGGGTCACCGACCCACGACGGGAACCCTTGTCCTCCTGGGTCACCCTGCTCCCCCGATCGCCCCGGCCCGAACCATCCATTTTGGCCTATCCGCTACGTTCCCGACAGTCGTGGCGTCGCGCGCCCACTGTCGGCTAACCGATCGTGTTCGACAAGGTCGAGCCGTCGGTACGGGCCGGACCGAAAGCCGGTCCATCCAGGATCACCAATTGACAGTCCAGAAACGGCCTGGCAACATCGCTGTTGTCTGGGAGCGCTCCCAGTCATAGCTTTCGATACGTTCGCCGCGGGACCGGCCGAGTCAGCGGGATCGACCGGGTCGGCGTCACCGCGGGCACGCACCCCACCGGAAGGAAGCTCCGTGACCCGACCCCGACGCCTGCGGCGGGCCGTCGCGCTCCTCGCCGCGACCGCCCTCGCCGTCACCGGCACCGGCCTGACCGGCGGCGCAGCCCACGCCGCCCCCACCGAGCACATCGTCAACGGCACCTTCGACAGCGGCACCGCCCCGTGGTGGGCGACCGACAACCTCACTCTCGCCGTGGTCGACGGCCGGCTCTGCGCACAGGTGCCGGGCGGCCTGGCCAACCCGTGGGACGCCAGCCTCGGGCACAACAGCATTCCGCTGGTCGACGGGGCCGCGTACGCGCTGTCGCTGCACGCCACCGCCAGCGCCCCGACCACGGTCAAGGCGAACGTGCAGCTCAACGAGGCGCCGTACACGACGGTGCTGGCCCGGGATCTGACGCTCACCCCGGCCGGACAGACCTTCGGGTACGACTTCACCGGCACCCTCGACTCCACCAACGGCACCCTCACCTTCCAACTCGGCGGCAGCGCCCAGCCGTACACGTTCTGCCTCGACGACGTGTCGCTGAGCAGCGAGGCGGGCACCGATCCGCCGGACGACCCGGCCGGGCCGGAGCAGCTCACCAACGGCGACTTCGCCAACGGCAGCGACGGCTGGTACTCGTACGGGACCACCAGCACCGGGGTGCAGGACGGGAAGCTCTGCTCGGCGGTGCCCGGTGGGCTGGCCAACCCCTGGGACGGCGGGGTCGGGCAGAACGACGTGACGCTGGTCGCCGGGGCGGAGTACACCCTCGCCTTCGACGCCTCGGCGACGCCCGGCGCCACGGTGCGCGCGGCGGTGCAGCTCGGCGCGGAACCGTACACCTCGTTCTTCGCCGCGGACCTGCCGCTGACCGCGACCCCGCAGCGGATCACGCGGACCTTCACCGCCACCATGGACACCGAGCTGGGCCAGGTCGCGTTCCAGGTCGGCGGCAACGCCGCCGGCTACACCCTCTGCCTGGACAACGTCTCACTGCGCGGCGGTGAGGAGGAGCCGCCGTACGTGCCGGAGACCGGCCCACGGGTACGCGTGAACCAGGTCGGTTACCTGCCCGGCGGCCCGAAGAACGCCACCGTGGTCAGTACGGCCACCGAACCCCTGCCCTGGCAGCTCAAGTCCGCCGCCGGAGCGGTGGTCGCCCAGGGGCTGGCCACCCCGCGCGGGTTGGACGCCGCCTCCGGCCAGGAGGTGCAGACGATCGACTTCTCCGCCCACCGGACCGCCGGCACCGGTTACACGCTCACCGCCGACGGCGAGACCAGCCACCCGTTCGACATCACCGGCGACCTCTACCGGCAGCTCCGCTCCGACTCGCTCCAGTTCTTCTACATCCAGCGCAGCGGAACCGCGATCGACGGCGACCTGGTCGGCGACGAGTACGCCCGCCCCGCCGGTCACCTCGGCGTGGCCCCGAACCGGGGTGACACCGACGTGCCCTGCCAGCCCGGCGTCTGCGACTACCGCCTCGACGGCCGGGGCGGCTGGTACGACGCCGGCGACCACGGCAAGTACGTGGTCAACGGCGGCATCGCCACCTACCAGCTCCTGAACGCGTTCGAGCGGACCAAGACCGCACCCACCGGCGGCGCCGGTGCCGGGCTCGGCGACAGCACGCTGCGGGTGCCCGAGCGCGACAACGGGGTGCCGGACATCCTCGACGAGGCGCGCTGGGAGCTGGAGTTCCTGCTCCGGATGCAGGTCCCGGCCGGCAAGCCGAAGGCGGGCATGGCCCACCACAAGCTGCACGACCAGAACTGGACCGGGCTGCCGCTGGCCCCCGAGGCCGACCCGCAGTTGCGCGAACTGCACCCGCCGTCGACCGCCGCGACGCTCAACCTGGCCGCGACCGCAGCCCAGTGCGCCCGGCTCTACGCGACCTACGACGCGGCGTTCGCGGCCAGGTGCGCCACCGCCGCCCAGACCGCCTACGCGGCGGCCAAGGCCAACCCCGCCGTGTACGCCAGCCCGACCGACGGCAACGGCGGCGGCACCTACAGCGACAACGACGTCAGCGACGAGTTCTACTGGGCCGCCGCCGAGCTGTACCTGAGCACCGGCGCGGCGAACTACCTGGCCGACCTCACCGCGTCGCCGCACCACACCGGCAACGTCTTCGACGCCAACGGTTTCGGCTGGGGCAGCACGGCTGCACTCGGCCGGCTCGACCTGGCCACCGTGCCGAGCGGGCTGGCACCGCAGGAACGCGACCGGATCCGGGCCTCGGTGCTCACCGCCGCCGACGGCTACCTCACCACCCTCGCCGGCCAGGCGTACGGGCTGCCGATGCCGGGTGGGCCGGGCAGCTACTTCTGGGGCGCGAACAGCAACATCATCAACAACGCGGTGGTGCTCGCCACGGCGTACGACCTGAGCCGGGACGTGCGCTACCGCGACGGCGCGGTGCAGGGGATGGACTACATCTTCGGCCGCAACGCGCTGAACCAGTCGTACGTGACCGGCTGGGGCGAGCAGGCGTCCCGCAACCAGCACAGCCGGATCTTCGGCAACCAGTACGACCCGTCCCTGCCGAACCCGCCCGCCGGTTCGATCGCCGGTGGTGCGAACGCCAGCCTGGACGACCCGTTCGCGGAGAACCTCCTGGCCGGCTGCGCCCCGATGTTCTGCTACGTGGACGACATCGCCTCGTACGCGACCAACGAGGTGGCGGTCAACTGGAACTCGGCCCTGGCCTGGATCGCCTCGTTCCTCGCCGACCAGGGCGCCGCCGCCGCGCCACCGGCGGCGAACTGCCGGGTCGGCTACGTCAACTACGGCGCCTGGCAGGGCGGTGGCGGCTTCACCGCCCAGGTGACCATCACCAACACCGGCACCACCCCGGTCAACGGCTGGACGGCGAGCTTCGCCTTCACCGGTGACCAGCGGCTGCGCGAGGCGTGGATGACCCGGGCGACCCAGTCCGGCGCCACCGTCACCGCACGGAACGAGACCTACAACGCCCGCATCGCCCCCGGTGGTACGGCCACCTTCGGCCTGAACGCCACCACCCCGACGGGTGGTCCGAACCCGTCACCCGGCCTGTTCACCCTCAACGGCGTGGCCTGCACCTAGTCCACGCCCCGCTCGTGGCCGACCGCCATCCCCGGCAAGATGGCGGTCGGCCCCCCGTGCCGGCCCGACCCAATCGGCCAGATCACGGCTGCCAGTCGGCGGCTCGGGTGCGGTGACATGCCGAGGGAACGCGGTTGCGTCGCCTGGGCGGACACTCTCGTTGAGGACGTACATCGTCTTTGATGTGAGTACATCGAAGATGATGTACGAGTTCGCCGAGTCATACGTCCCAGACGGAGGGACATGGACGTCGGTCGCCCTGGCTCGCGCCGCGCCGAGCGGGCGACGTGATCGTTCGGGGGAAAGTGCGGGGATCTTGGAGTCAGGGCGCCGAACGGGTCCACAATCGGGGGATGACGGAGGTGACGGGCGGGGCGGTGGTGCGGAGTCGGTGCGCGACGATGCCGGTGCACCGGCGGCTGCTGGACACCCGCGAGGGGTACGCGACCGCCGCCGCCGAGATCGAGAACTTCACCTTCCACGAGTGCCGGCGCGGACGCTCCCGCCTCGACCAGGTGGTACGGATCCCGGTGGTGGCACACGTGGTGTGGCACGACGAGGCGCAGAACGTCAGCGACGAGCAGGTACGCAGCCAGCTCGACGTACTCAACGCGGACTTCCGGCAGCGCAACGAGGACTGGACCGGCGTACCCGAGGTGTGGCGGTCGGCGGTGGCGGACGCCCGGGTGGAGTTCTTCCTCGCCGAGACCGATCCGACCGGCGCGCCGACCACCGGCATCACCCGTACCCGGACCGACGTGACCGGGTTCGCGCCGGAGGACGACGCGGTGAAGTCGGTGACCACCGGCGGTGTCAACGCCTGGCCGGCCGACCGCTACCTGAACCTGTGGATCTGCCAACTGGTCGGCGGGGTGCTCGGTTACGCCCAGTTTCCCGGCGGCCCGGCGGAGACCGACGGGGTGGTGCTGCTGCACTCCGCCACCGGCACCACCGGCACCGTCGTGGCGCCGTTCAACGGCGGCAGGACCTGCACCCACGAGGTCGGACACTGGCTCAACCTGCGGCACATCTGGGGTGACGACGGGGACGGGTGCGGGGGCGACGACTTCGTTCCGGACACGCCCAACCAGGCCGGGCCGAACTACGGCCGGCCGAGTTTCCCCAGGGTGACCTGCGACAACGGGCCGGACGGGGACATGTTCATGAACTTCATGGACTACACCGACGATGGTGCGATGGTCATGTTCACCGCCGGGCAGGTCGCCCGGATGGCCGCGACCCTGGCCGGACCCCGCGCCACGCTGGCCGCCGGTGCCACACTGACAGGATGACCGAGCAACCGCCGGAGGCACTGTTCCGCCGCTGGGTGCACGTCCGCGAGGAGGACGACGCGGACGTACGCGTCTACCGTCCCGCCGACCGCCCGCTCCCGCCCGCGCGGGGCCGGGACGGGATCGAGTTCCGCCCGGACGGCACGTTCATCGACTACCTGCCGGGGCCGACCGACGCACCGACCCGCGCACCCGGACAGTGGCGTACGGACGCCGCCGACCGGCTGCGCCTGACCGGTCCCGCCGGCCGGGGCAGTACGGTCTTCCACCTGGTCGCGGTCGACGACAACACGCTGCGGCTGCGCCCGCTCGGCGGCGAACAACCGCCGAGCTGAGCGCACGGCGCCGGCTCAGGCGAACGGCCGCCCGGTCAGCCGACCTGTTCGTCGGCGTAGCACCAGCGCCACGACTCGCCGGGCTGGAACGACTGGATCACCGGGTGGTCCGTGGCGTGGAAGTGGGCGGTGGCGTGCCGGCGCGGCGACGAGTCGCAGCAGCTCACCCGGCCGCAGGTCAGGCAGAGGCGCAGATGCACCCAGTCGGACCAGCCGTTCTCCAGGCAGTCCTGGCAGCCGTCGGTGCTCTGCGGTTCCGGTTTGGCCGCCTCGGCCAGATGTGCGCAGCTCATCGCTCACCCTTCCGTCGCAGCAGCGACTCTTCCAGATCCAGATCGCGGTACGCGCGCACGAGCACCTCTTCCGTGATCCGCCCCTGGTCACGGGCGGTCCGGAACACCTCGCGCTCCGCGTCGATCATCTCCTGCCGCAGCCGACCGTACGCCTGCGAGGGCGTTTCCCGTCCGTCGCCCCCCAGCCGCTCCCAGGCGCTGTTGCTGCGATACTCGACCATCGCCCGGAGGCGCTCGACGACCGCCGGTGGCGAGCCCTCGGCCGCCGCCTCCAGTCGCGCCTTCGCCGCCGTGCCTGCCTGCTGCTGGACCGCGGCCTCGGCGAGGGCGTCCTTGGCCGGGTCGTCGGCCGGGAGCCGCAGCCGGCGGGCGACCATCGGCAGGGTGGCCCCCTGGACCCCGAGGGTCACCACGATCACCGCGAACGCGAGCCAGACGAACAGGTCCCTCGGGTAGGCCAGTTCGTCGCTGGGCAGCGGCAGGGCGAGCGCCGCACCGAGGGTGACCACCCCGCGCATCCCGGCCCAGGACAGGACGGCCGATATCCGGGCCGGCAGCGCGGTCCCGTTGCGGCGCACCTGCGGCACCAGCCGGACCAGCAGGCTGGCCGGGAAGATCCAGAGGAACCGGGTGAGGAAAACCGTACCCAGCACCGCGACGGTGACCAGCACCATCATCCCGATCTCGGTGTCGAGCCGGCTCAGCAGGTCCCGCAGTTGCAGCCCGACGAGCAGGAAGACCAGGCCCTCGAGCAGGAAGGTGACCAGCCGCCAGAAGGCCATCGTCTGGAGCCGGGAGGCGGCGGAGAGCAGGACCGGCAGCTTGTGTCCCAGGGCCAGCCCGACCACCACCACCGCGACCACACCGGAGGCGTGGATCTCCTCGGCGACGAACACCACGATGAACGGGGTGAGCAGCGACAGGGTGTTGTCCAGGATCGGATCCTTGATCCGCTTGTGCAGGTAGCCGATGACCACGACCCCGACCAGTCCGACCAGCAGCCCGCCGCCGGCGGTGAGGAGCACCTGCCCGGCGACTCCCCAGGCGTCGAGCCCGCTGCCGATCGC of the Micromonospora sp. NBC_01796 genome contains:
- a CDS encoding transporter substrate-binding domain-containing protein; protein product: MTQEDKGSRRGSVTRGVRLVAVLLSLVVAVAAVITTVLLTGPPAEQDLLREAGVIGKRELLIGVKDDQPGIAQVDPKTGAYSGFDIDIAWMIAADLGFRPSAVRFLAIESEDRAKMQARTDDGQFVIVDLVIASYSITEERERLNGVTFSAPYLATEQSVITRLDYAGPVDTLIDLRGKKVCSLSTATSESSAAKAGVELISKKRVSECVDALLAKQVEAVTTDAAILAGFVARYPEQLRHHDIGLDPSEMYGVNTGANEALRDLVNLSLHDSLTDPRDRRWEDAFDRHLRPEQPVNLPQPVAVAQQPDVEEVEVRRWPWETAAIRPRAVPATVR
- a CDS encoding glycoside hydrolase family 9 protein; the encoded protein is MTRPRRLRRAVALLAATALAVTGTGLTGGAAHAAPTEHIVNGTFDSGTAPWWATDNLTLAVVDGRLCAQVPGGLANPWDASLGHNSIPLVDGAAYALSLHATASAPTTVKANVQLNEAPYTTVLARDLTLTPAGQTFGYDFTGTLDSTNGTLTFQLGGSAQPYTFCLDDVSLSSEAGTDPPDDPAGPEQLTNGDFANGSDGWYSYGTTSTGVQDGKLCSAVPGGLANPWDGGVGQNDVTLVAGAEYTLAFDASATPGATVRAAVQLGAEPYTSFFAADLPLTATPQRITRTFTATMDTELGQVAFQVGGNAAGYTLCLDNVSLRGGEEEPPYVPETGPRVRVNQVGYLPGGPKNATVVSTATEPLPWQLKSAAGAVVAQGLATPRGLDAASGQEVQTIDFSAHRTAGTGYTLTADGETSHPFDITGDLYRQLRSDSLQFFYIQRSGTAIDGDLVGDEYARPAGHLGVAPNRGDTDVPCQPGVCDYRLDGRGGWYDAGDHGKYVVNGGIATYQLLNAFERTKTAPTGGAGAGLGDSTLRVPERDNGVPDILDEARWELEFLLRMQVPAGKPKAGMAHHKLHDQNWTGLPLAPEADPQLRELHPPSTAATLNLAATAAQCARLYATYDAAFAARCATAAQTAYAAAKANPAVYASPTDGNGGGTYSDNDVSDEFYWAAAELYLSTGAANYLADLTASPHHTGNVFDANGFGWGSTAALGRLDLATVPSGLAPQERDRIRASVLTAADGYLTTLAGQAYGLPMPGGPGSYFWGANSNIINNAVVLATAYDLSRDVRYRDGAVQGMDYIFGRNALNQSYVTGWGEQASRNQHSRIFGNQYDPSLPNPPAGSIAGGANASLDDPFAENLLAGCAPMFCYVDDIASYATNEVAVNWNSALAWIASFLADQGAAAAPPAANCRVGYVNYGAWQGGGGFTAQVTITNTGTTPVNGWTASFAFTGDQRLREAWMTRATQSGATVTARNETYNARIAPGGTATFGLNATTPTGGPNPSPGLFTLNGVACT
- a CDS encoding zinc metalloprotease; this translates as MTEVTGGAVVRSRCATMPVHRRLLDTREGYATAAAEIENFTFHECRRGRSRLDQVVRIPVVAHVVWHDEAQNVSDEQVRSQLDVLNADFRQRNEDWTGVPEVWRSAVADARVEFFLAETDPTGAPTTGITRTRTDVTGFAPEDDAVKSVTTGGVNAWPADRYLNLWICQLVGGVLGYAQFPGGPAETDGVVLLHSATGTTGTVVAPFNGGRTCTHEVGHWLNLRHIWGDDGDGCGGDDFVPDTPNQAGPNYGRPSFPRVTCDNGPDGDMFMNFMDYTDDGAMVMFTAGQVARMAATLAGPRATLAAGATLTG
- a CDS encoding UBP-type zinc finger domain-containing protein translates to MSCAHLAEAAKPEPQSTDGCQDCLENGWSDWVHLRLCLTCGRVSCCDSSPRRHATAHFHATDHPVIQSFQPGESWRWCYADEQVG
- a CDS encoding Na+/H+ antiporter, which encodes MEALFEVVLFLAIATLGAALARRFGLLAPIVLLVAGVALSFVPGFPLVRLDPELVLVGILPPLLYVAAIQTSVPAFRHNLRPILLLAIGLVLFTAFVVGFVVHAVLPDVPLAICLAFGAVVAPPDAVAATAVARRIGLPRRVVTILEGESLVNDATALVLLRVATLAAIGSGLDAWGVAGQVLLTAGGGLLVGLVGVVVIGYLHKRIKDPILDNTLSLLTPFIVVFVAEEIHASGVVAVVVVGLALGHKLPVLLSAASRLQTMAFWRLVTFLLEGLVFLLVGLQLRDLLSRLDTEIGMMVLVTVAVLGTVFLTRFLWIFPASLLVRLVPQVRRNGTALPARISAVLSWAGMRGVVTLGAALALPLPSDELAYPRDLFVWLAFAVIVVTLGVQGATLPMVARRLRLPADDPAKDALAEAAVQQQAGTAAKARLEAAAEGSPPAVVERLRAMVEYRSNSAWERLGGDGRETPSQAYGRLRQEMIDAEREVFRTARDQGRITEEVLVRAYRDLDLEESLLRRKGER